One Edaphobacter lichenicola DNA window includes the following coding sequences:
- a CDS encoding chemotaxis protein CheW, translating into MRIAGREKVDEIQDESDAVSLCSLYAGSEMFGIDTRKIREVLGERDLQRVPMSPPFIAGVVPYRGEVLTTVNLRALLGMEAHSGRCCVLVMAEDEAAERFGLVVDAVGGVVTVSRRMLEDNPCTLEARGKWLFDGAYKMDAGLMVQLDPRKLSPSRLSEVGLFKSSSNGGIDASPDR; encoded by the coding sequence GTGAGAATAGCCGGTCGGGAGAAGGTCGACGAGATTCAGGATGAGAGTGATGCGGTCTCGCTTTGTTCGCTGTATGCGGGTAGTGAGATGTTCGGCATCGACACTAGGAAGATACGCGAGGTGCTTGGGGAGCGGGATCTGCAGAGGGTGCCGATGTCGCCGCCCTTCATCGCGGGCGTTGTCCCTTATCGCGGCGAGGTGCTCACGACAGTAAATCTTCGGGCGCTGTTGGGGATGGAGGCGCACTCCGGCAGATGCTGCGTGCTGGTGATGGCGGAGGATGAGGCCGCGGAGCGTTTTGGGCTGGTGGTGGACGCGGTGGGCGGCGTGGTGACGGTGAGCCGGCGGATGCTGGAGGACAACCCCTGCACGCTGGAGGCGAGGGGTAAGTGGTTGTTCGATGGAGCCTACAAGATGGACGCGGGTTTGATGGTGCAGCTGGATCCACGGAAGCTGTCGCCGTCGCGCTTGTCGGAGGTGGGATTGTTTAAAAGCAGTTCGAATGGAGGTATAGATGCGAGTCCTGATCGTTGA
- a CDS encoding pentapeptide repeat-containing protein, whose amino-acid sequence MIIRDTNGKALRDTAFDTSLDLCDLRNADFRGQSVEVLDLSDADLRGADFTDADLYGTYLFRANCEGSIFRNCRLSGVVLDGANLRRADFTGAYISYDNILHASSLLEADLTDALLDGADLKGSRYSSRTIFPHGFDPKANGMIQVSEEQGLVVPTSSKPDREK is encoded by the coding sequence TTGATAATCCGTGACACAAATGGCAAAGCACTGCGTGATACGGCGTTTGACACTAGCCTTGATCTTTGTGACCTGCGCAACGCAGACTTCCGCGGCCAATCCGTGGAGGTTCTTGATCTGTCCGACGCAGATTTAAGAGGAGCTGACTTCACTGACGCCGACCTTTACGGTACTTATCTTTTCAGGGCCAATTGTGAAGGAAGTATCTTTCGGAATTGCCGACTAAGCGGAGTGGTCCTCGATGGTGCCAATCTACGCAGGGCGGACTTCACGGGAGCATATATTTCCTATGACAACATCCTCCATGCATCGTCTCTCCTCGAAGCAGATTTGACTGACGCTCTTCTCGACGGAGCAGATCTGAAGGGATCGCGATACAGCAGCCGGACCATCTTCCCTCACGGATTCGATCCCAAGGCAAATGGCATGATTCAAGTTAGCGAGGAACAAGGATTGGTTGTACCCACAAGTAGCAAGCCAGATCGAGAAAAATAG
- a CDS encoding thymidine phosphorylase codes for MTQTIHPIDVLLHKRDGRVLTDAEIQAFIHALVHRTPDKQLVTDAQIAAFLMAVFHHGLTPQELATLTAAMRYSGETFDAAPLHSFTVDKHSTGGVGDKTSLLIAPILAAAGLASPNPDGIPSICVPMISGRSLGHTGGTLDKLETIPGFNTQLTLDHLLLTLEKCGAALVGQTPHLVPADRILYALRDHTGTVESPYLICASIMSKKLAEDLNALVLDVKTGSGAFMPTYDQSKLLAELMVQTGEASGTRTVALLTNHDEPLGRFSGNWIEVWECVDILRATRIEDRHPLSADLIQLSNLLAGWMLHLAGKAATPEEGARLSDEILLSGAAFKAWIRVVATQCGDVSLFHDPAAHHRYTASRTLTATHTGYLASMDCKQVGWAVQRLGAGRAKPGDPVSAHAGIEMHAKLGDSIKAGQPLVTLFSEDLSLLDEPETMLLDTLHIASGPPQLQPLLREVITKNT; via the coding sequence ATGACCCAGACCATCCATCCCATCGACGTCCTCCTCCACAAGCGCGACGGCCGCGTCCTCACCGACGCAGAGATCCAGGCCTTCATCCACGCCCTCGTTCACCGCACTCCGGACAAACAGCTCGTCACCGACGCCCAGATCGCCGCCTTCCTCATGGCCGTCTTCCATCACGGCCTCACCCCGCAAGAGCTCGCCACCCTCACCGCCGCCATGCGCTACTCCGGCGAGACCTTCGACGCCGCGCCCCTCCACAGCTTCACCGTCGACAAGCACTCCACCGGCGGCGTCGGCGACAAGACCTCCCTCCTCATCGCCCCCATCCTCGCCGCCGCAGGCCTCGCCTCGCCAAACCCCGACGGCATCCCCAGCATCTGCGTCCCCATGATCTCTGGCCGCAGCCTCGGCCACACCGGCGGAACCCTCGACAAGCTCGAAACCATCCCCGGCTTCAACACCCAGCTCACCCTCGACCACCTCCTCCTCACGCTCGAAAAGTGCGGCGCAGCCCTCGTCGGACAAACCCCGCATCTCGTCCCCGCCGACCGCATCCTCTACGCCCTCCGCGACCACACCGGCACCGTCGAATCTCCGTACCTCATCTGCGCCAGCATCATGAGCAAAAAACTAGCCGAAGACCTCAACGCCCTGGTCCTCGACGTCAAAACCGGCAGCGGCGCCTTCATGCCCACCTACGACCAGTCAAAGCTCCTCGCCGAACTCATGGTCCAGACCGGCGAAGCCTCCGGCACCCGCACCGTCGCCCTCCTCACCAACCACGACGAGCCCCTCGGCCGCTTCTCCGGCAACTGGATCGAAGTCTGGGAGTGCGTCGACATCCTCCGCGCCACCCGCATCGAGGATCGCCACCCCCTCTCCGCCGACCTCATCCAGCTCTCCAACCTCCTAGCCGGCTGGATGCTTCATCTCGCCGGCAAAGCCGCCACCCCCGAAGAAGGAGCGCGTCTCTCCGACGAGATTCTCCTCAGCGGCGCAGCCTTCAAAGCATGGATCAGAGTCGTAGCCACCCAGTGCGGCGACGTCTCCCTCTTCCACGACCCCGCCGCCCACCACCGATACACCGCCTCGCGCACCCTCACCGCTACACACACCGGATACCTCGCCTCCATGGACTGCAAACAAGTCGGCTGGGCCGTCCAGCGTCTCGGTGCAGGCCGCGCCAAACCCGGCGATCCCGTCAGCGCCCACGCCGGCATCGAGATGCACGCCAAGCTAGGCGACTCGATCAAAGCCGGGCAACCCCTCGTCACCCTCTTCAGCGAAGACCTCTCGCTCCTCGACGAACCCGAGACCATGCTCCTCGACACCCTCCACATCGCCTCCGGCCCGCCCCAACTCCAGCCTCTCCTCCGCGAAGTCATCACCAAGAACACCTGA
- a CDS encoding response regulator: protein MRVLIVDDSSFIREYLRHLLGRMDVVCEEAKDGSDALAVLRAEESFDLMLLDVNMPVMNGLECVKKLREAKLGPEMKVMMVTTEADHSFITTALDNGADEFLMKPFTPESLREKMLLLGVIAA from the coding sequence ATGCGAGTCCTGATCGTTGATGATTCGAGCTTTATCCGCGAGTATCTGCGGCACCTGCTGGGCCGGATGGATGTGGTGTGTGAAGAGGCGAAGGATGGGAGCGACGCGCTGGCTGTGCTTCGGGCGGAGGAGTCGTTCGATCTGATGCTGCTGGATGTGAACATGCCGGTGATGAACGGGCTGGAGTGCGTGAAGAAGCTGCGCGAGGCGAAGCTTGGGCCTGAGATGAAGGTGATGATGGTGACGACCGAAGCCGATCACTCGTTCATTACGACGGCGCTGGACAATGGCGCGGATGAGTTTCTGATGAAGCCGTTTACCCCTGAGAGCCTTCGCGAGAAGATGCTTCTGCTTGGTGTGATCGCAGCTTGA
- a CDS encoding chemotaxis protein CheA codes for MDELTKEFIAESQEGLDRMERCLTELEMRPDDTGLLGEIFRAVHTIKGTTGFLGFDRLEKLAHAGEHLLGSLRDGRLAVTSDLISGLLRLMDGLRSILMLIEETGSEGTRAGDEDGELIAELASLNGQVPAELPEIEAPQIALVETTKSEGAAPAASNGGASPVLQPTVVTEKASADKTLRIDVDVLNRMMNLVGELVLTRNQMLQSGMEAANFPELARRLDSVTADLRETVMQARMQPVGNLFGKFPRMVRDLARTCGREVRVEFSGQETGLDKSLLEAIKDPLTHAVRNAVDHGIESPADRVLAGKSAEGCLRLKAFHQSGSVVIEIEDDGAGIPIERVLEKAIERNLVTAEDAAGMSEREALQLIFLPGFSTAAAVTTVSGRGVGMDVVRANVEKVGGSVEVESRRGVGTTLRLRVPLTLAIVPSLVVKSGGQAFALPQSTLVELVDIPEREFAQVVQRIGSSELYRLRERLLPMVWLDRLLGLEADNPDQSKGHYLAVLEAEGCRYGLVVDDLMSPEEIVVKPLSPVLREIGLFSGATVLGNGTLALILDIGATAARAGVKPIEEEVSGIGAGEAAVLEGAGISFLIFEDRVRERTALPLDVVERIESVPLGQIEYAGGRPLLQYRGELLPLRDEGSVLMELESARQAGEETMVTILICGDAGVAGAQRGGMVVRQVLDVSTGTLIDQGEATQGMELALVKEKLTQVHREFGVKAKAAWQEVA; via the coding sequence GTGGACGAGCTAACCAAAGAATTTATTGCGGAGAGCCAGGAGGGTCTGGACCGGATGGAGCGGTGCCTGACCGAGCTGGAGATGCGGCCTGACGATACCGGATTGCTGGGGGAGATCTTCCGCGCCGTCCATACGATCAAAGGGACGACGGGTTTTCTGGGATTCGACCGGCTGGAGAAGCTGGCGCATGCGGGAGAGCATCTACTGGGGTCGCTGCGGGACGGAAGGCTTGCGGTGACCTCGGATCTGATCAGCGGGTTGCTTCGCCTGATGGATGGTCTGCGCTCGATTCTGATGTTGATCGAGGAGACCGGGAGTGAAGGGACTCGAGCGGGTGATGAAGATGGCGAGCTGATCGCCGAACTGGCGAGTCTGAATGGGCAGGTGCCTGCGGAGCTGCCGGAGATCGAGGCTCCGCAGATTGCTCTGGTGGAGACGACGAAGAGTGAGGGTGCTGCGCCGGCCGCTTCGAATGGTGGTGCGTCGCCGGTGTTGCAGCCGACGGTGGTGACGGAGAAGGCGAGCGCGGATAAGACGCTGCGGATCGATGTGGATGTGCTGAACCGCATGATGAACCTGGTGGGCGAGCTGGTGTTGACCCGCAACCAGATGCTGCAGAGCGGGATGGAGGCGGCGAACTTTCCTGAGCTGGCGCGGCGGCTGGATAGCGTTACGGCGGATCTGCGCGAGACGGTGATGCAGGCTCGGATGCAGCCGGTTGGGAATCTGTTTGGGAAGTTTCCGCGGATGGTGCGGGATCTTGCACGGACCTGCGGTCGCGAGGTGCGGGTTGAGTTCAGCGGGCAGGAGACGGGGCTGGATAAGAGCCTGCTCGAGGCGATCAAGGATCCGCTGACCCATGCGGTGAGGAACGCGGTCGATCATGGGATCGAGTCGCCTGCGGACCGTGTGCTGGCAGGGAAGTCGGCTGAGGGCTGTCTGCGGTTGAAGGCGTTTCATCAAAGCGGCTCGGTGGTGATCGAGATTGAAGACGATGGCGCCGGGATCCCGATCGAGCGAGTGCTCGAGAAGGCGATCGAACGCAATCTGGTAACGGCGGAAGATGCTGCGGGGATGTCGGAACGGGAGGCGTTGCAGCTTATTTTCTTGCCGGGATTTTCTACTGCTGCTGCGGTGACTACGGTCTCCGGGCGCGGCGTCGGTATGGATGTGGTGCGGGCCAATGTGGAGAAGGTTGGCGGGAGCGTTGAGGTCGAGTCGCGCAGAGGTGTGGGGACTACGCTGCGGCTGCGGGTGCCGCTGACGCTGGCGATTGTTCCTTCGCTGGTGGTGAAGAGCGGGGGCCAGGCGTTCGCGCTGCCCCAGAGCACGCTGGTGGAGCTGGTGGATATTCCGGAGCGGGAGTTTGCGCAGGTGGTGCAGAGGATTGGTTCGTCGGAGCTGTACCGTTTGCGAGAGCGCCTGTTGCCGATGGTGTGGCTGGATCGGTTGCTGGGATTGGAGGCGGATAATCCGGACCAGTCGAAGGGACACTACCTGGCGGTGCTGGAGGCGGAGGGTTGCAGGTATGGCCTGGTGGTCGATGACCTGATGTCTCCTGAGGAGATTGTGGTGAAGCCGCTGTCGCCGGTGCTGCGGGAGATTGGTTTGTTCTCGGGCGCGACGGTGCTGGGCAATGGGACGCTGGCTTTGATTCTGGATATCGGTGCGACCGCGGCACGTGCTGGGGTGAAGCCAATCGAAGAGGAGGTCTCTGGGATTGGTGCTGGAGAGGCTGCGGTGCTGGAGGGTGCGGGGATCTCGTTCCTGATCTTTGAGGATCGGGTGAGAGAGCGAACGGCGCTGCCGCTGGATGTGGTGGAGCGGATTGAGAGTGTGCCGCTGGGACAGATTGAGTACGCGGGCGGACGGCCGTTGCTGCAGTATCGCGGCGAACTGCTGCCGCTACGGGATGAAGGAAGTGTGCTGATGGAGCTGGAGTCTGCGCGGCAGGCGGGCGAAGAGACGATGGTGACGATACTGATCTGCGGCGATGCCGGCGTGGCAGGAGCGCAGCGGGGCGGCATGGTCGTGCGGCAGGTTCTGGATGTTTCGACGGGAACCTTGATTGATCAGGGTGAGGCGACGCAGGGGATGGAGCTTGCTCTGGTGAAGGAGAAGCTGACGCAGGTTCATCGTGAGTTTGGCGTGAAGGCGAAGGCTGCCTGGCAGGAGGTTGCGTGA
- the cdd gene encoding cytidine deaminase, producing the protein MLSAPAPDSLTHIMSSELSAEQPSAALTPAQIASLQQQAVTVAHHAYAPYSNFRVGAALLLTDGTIVTGCNVENASYRLTTCAEQTAITSAVALRGPGIRIRAIAVANLNQTASQPCGACRQTIHEFSTPDTIVYFPAEGGSIAQATMAELLPAAFLLNE; encoded by the coding sequence TTGCTATCGGCCCCCGCACCCGATAGCCTCACTCACATCATGTCCTCCGAACTCTCCGCCGAACAGCCCAGTGCCGCGCTCACTCCCGCACAAATCGCCAGCCTGCAGCAGCAAGCCGTCACCGTCGCGCACCACGCCTACGCCCCCTACAGCAACTTCCGCGTCGGCGCCGCCCTCCTCCTCACCGACGGTACCATCGTAACCGGCTGCAACGTCGAAAACGCCTCCTACCGCCTCACCACCTGCGCCGAGCAGACCGCCATCACCTCCGCCGTCGCCCTCCGCGGCCCCGGCATCCGCATCCGCGCCATCGCCGTCGCCAACCTCAACCAGACCGCCAGCCAGCCCTGCGGAGCCTGCCGCCAGACCATCCACGAGTTCAGCACCCCCGACACCATCGTCTACTTCCCCGCCGAAGGCGGCTCCATCGCCCAGGCCACCATGGCGGAGCTCCTACCCGCCGCCTTCCTCCTCAACGAGTAA